Proteins encoded in a region of the Nicotiana tomentosiformis chromosome 9, ASM39032v3, whole genome shotgun sequence genome:
- the LOC138899286 gene encoding uncharacterized protein, with protein MELRESVVEVRRVNDRLMIIKLVVRECTLNVVRAYAPHAGLDEEVKRRFWEGLDEIVRQVPPTEKLFIGGDLNRHIGLIAGGYGEVHGGFGFGERNGEGTSLLDFAKAFGLVIANSGFPKREGHLVTFQNAVAKTQIDYLLLRRCDRGLFKDCKYLLLRRCEILATQHRLLVMDVGIMLKRRKWPARE; from the coding sequence atggaacttagagagtctgtggttgaggttagaagagtgaatgatagattgatgattattaaaTTAGTGGTAAGAGAGTGCACCTTAAACGTCGTTAGAGCCTATGCGCCTCATGCGGGCCtcgatgaggaggttaaacgacgcttctgggaggggttagatgagattgtgcgccAGGTTCCACCTactgagaagctattcataggaggggatttaAATAGGCATATTGGGTTGATcgcaggtggttatggcgaggtgcatggaggcttcggttttggggagaggaacggagaAGGTACATCgctgttggacttcgctaaggcttttgggttggtgattgcgaactctggCTTTCCAaagagggaggggcatttggttacttttcaaaatgcggtggcAAAGAcacagattgactatctcctcctcaggaggtgtgacagagggttgttCAAGGATTGCAagtatctcctcctcaggaggtgtgagatactcgcgacgcagcataggctcttaGTGATGgatgttggtattatgttaaagaggaggaaatgGCCTGCTCGAGAAtga